The Xenopus laevis strain J_2021 chromosome 7S, Xenopus_laevis_v10.1, whole genome shotgun sequence genome includes a window with the following:
- the LOC121396021 gene encoding histone acetyltransferase KAT6B-like has product MDKKQRNPSLLTLYSVLKDFRGEHTDFEALASYYEHHYRVEFGENIVLKHFLLTCDVDPRMRAKENIMHFWKMLNSLEVIKREYAALRKSAKLPPDHPTRVQNRRKQLEYLRLENTINQHLTQLHHEFLRELKLKKAAGKKQAHSPAAEEEEDGAPAAADEEALDTEDKEEEAEGAPAEDPAVEEKMMEEQAEEEAAPGAAEEEALASQEKEEGAEDKEEEDAPTNEETAPPAEQQQIPEEEEKEEGAEVGGSADENQTPRVEEKTTEEQSPAVEEKEEGVDGEEEAPEVEEIIKDPLERPTLRKQFRKAIMKMLRRVWHSTQRLTCCCCYHPLNHNKENHPNQPEDNPPRSFEVNPLSFLSIALKIPFCTADNSLSPYEDIPLSLNEEILPSDLNIILPSDLKIIQPLRR; this is encoded by the exons atggacaagaagcagagaaatccatctcttctg acgctgtactccgtcctgaaggacTTCAGGGGGGAACACACGGACTTTGAGGCCCTCGCTTCTTATTATG aacatcactaccgggtcgaattcggcgagaacatcgtcct aaagcacttccttctAACATGTGATgtggacccgaggatgagggccaaAGAGAACATCATGCATTTCTGGAAAATGCTCAACtcactg gaagtgatTAAGAGGGAATATGCCGCCCTCAGGAAATCTGcgaagctgcctcct gatcaTCCAACTCGAGTGCAAAACCGGAGGAAGCAGCTTGAGTATCtgcggctggagaat ACTATCAACCAACATCTGACCCAGCTTCACCATGAGTTCCTGAGGGAGCTGAAGCTAAAGAAAGCGGCTGG taagaaacaagcacacagtcctgcagctgaagaagaggaggatggaGCCCCTGCAGCAGCAGATGAGGAAGCCCTTGATACAGAGGACAAGGAAGAGGAAGCGGAAGGAGCTCCCGCTGAAgaccctgcagtggaggagaagatgatggaggagcaagcagaggaagaagcagctcctggagcagcagaagaggaagctcTTGCCTCTCAGGAGAAAGAAGAAGGAGCTGAAGATAAAGAAGAGGAGGATGCTCCAACAAATGAAGAAACAGCTCCTCCCGCTGAACAACAGCAAAttcctgaagaggaggagaaagaagagggagcagAAGTAGGAGGTTCTGCAGATGAAAATCAAACCCCTAGAGTGGAGGAGAAGACAACGGAAGAGCAAtctcctgcagtggaggagaaagaggagggagttgatggagaagaagaagctcctGAGGTGGAAGAAATCATCAAAGACCCTCTGGAGAGGCCGACCCTCCGAAAACAGttcaggaaggccatcatgaagatgctccggagagtttgg cattccacccaaagactcacctgctgctgctgct ATCATCCGCTCAATCACAACAAAGAAAATCATCCCAACCaacctgaagataatcctcccagaagCTTTGAAGTTAATCCTCTCAGTTTCCTCTCAATCGCTCTGAAGATCCCATtctgcactgcggataattcactcaGTCCATATGAAGATATTCCTCTCAGTCTCAATGAAGaaatcctcccatccgacctgaatataatcctcccatccgacctgaagaTAATCCAACCTCTCAGGAGATAA